The Miscanthus floridulus cultivar M001 chromosome 17, ASM1932011v1, whole genome shotgun sequence genome has a window encoding:
- the LOC136518018 gene encoding late embryogenesis abundant protein At1g64065-like has translation MAAAGASKDKSEPARPLAVPSPTVYPAASAHDARSTPYLRKRRCALCCGGCCVTTIVVIGVIILVLALTVFKVKEPRLTVNNVWLTAISAGPGTGTIPAPVATNATLTADVSIKNPNAAAFKFSQTETDVYYRGQTVSVAYAPAGRVGAHGSVRMNVTVDLLADRLARVMNGTGLVFGQEYDLDTYTEINGTVNVLGIITKDVEIKLNCSLVVEVGGAAAALEYGVASTVQSKSVNCSADVTM, from the coding sequence ATGGCGGCCGCCGGGGCGTCGAAGGACAAGAGCGAGCCGGCGAGGCCCCTCGCGGTGCCTTCCCCGACGGTCTACCCGGCGGCGTCGGCCCACGACGCGAGGTCCACGCCGTACCTCCGCAAGCGGCGGTGCGCGCTCTGCTGCGGCGGCTGCTGCGTGACCACCATCGTGGTCATCGGCGTTATCATCCTGGTGCTCGCGCTCACCGTGTTCAAGGTCAAGGAGCCGCGCCTGACCGTGAACAACGTCTGGCTCACGGCCATCAGCGCCGGGCCCGGGACCGGGACGATCCCCGCGCCCGTGGCCACCAACGCCACGCTCACCGCCGACGTCTCCATCAAGAACCCCAACGCCGCGGCGTTCAAGTTCTCGCAGACGGAGACGGACGTCTACTACAGGGGGCAGACGGTGAGCGTGGCGTACGCGCCCGCCGGCCGCGTGGGCGCCCACGGGAGCGTCCGGATGAACGTCACGGTCGACCTCCTCGCCGACCGCCTCGCGCGCGTGATGAACGGCACCGGCCTGGTGTTCGGCCAGGAGTACGACCTCGACACCTACACGGAGATCAACGGGACGGTCAATGTGCTGGGGATCATCACAAAGGACGTCGAGATCAAGCTGAACTGCTCCCTCGTCGTCGAGGTTGGGGGAGCGGCTGCCGCGCTGGAGTATGGGGTTGCGTCCACCGTGCAGAGCAAGAGCGTCAATTGTTCAGCAGATGTGACCATGTGA